Proteins encoded in a region of the Bradyrhizobium sp. CB3481 genome:
- a CDS encoding adenylate kinase, producing the protein MRLILLGPPGSGKGTQAQRLVHRYGIVQLSTGEMLRAAVAAETPVGLKAKDLMANGQLVPDEIVVGIISDRIDQPDAAKGFVLDGFPRTVPQAEALDELLKKKHLRLDAVVELRVNESALLQRVETRVAEMRARGEEVRVDDTPEVLTKRLAAYRSQTEPLIHYYSERRKLATVDGMMSIEQVTREVNRILSAVGALEPKAAPARKAKGAARKSAKPAARLAAKPAKKARKVAKTASKGGKKAGRKAAAAVKGRGAGKARKAAKRAVPKAAKKVTKKRAKR; encoded by the coding sequence ATGAGATTGATCCTTTTGGGGCCGCCGGGGTCGGGGAAGGGTACCCAGGCGCAGCGGCTGGTGCATCGCTACGGGATCGTGCAGCTCTCGACCGGCGAGATGCTGCGCGCGGCGGTAGCCGCCGAGACGCCGGTCGGGCTGAAGGCCAAGGACCTTATGGCCAATGGCCAGCTGGTGCCTGATGAGATCGTGGTCGGAATCATTTCCGACCGCATCGACCAGCCCGATGCCGCCAAAGGTTTTGTTCTTGACGGCTTCCCGCGGACGGTGCCGCAGGCCGAGGCACTCGATGAACTCCTGAAGAAGAAGCATCTGCGCCTCGACGCGGTGGTCGAGCTGCGCGTCAACGAGAGCGCGCTGCTGCAGCGCGTCGAAACCCGCGTCGCCGAGATGCGCGCGCGCGGCGAGGAGGTCCGTGTTGACGACACGCCGGAAGTGCTGACCAAGCGATTGGCCGCCTACCGGTCGCAGACCGAGCCGCTGATCCACTACTATTCGGAGCGGCGCAAGCTCGCCACCGTCGACGGCATGATGTCCATCGAGCAGGTGACCCGCGAGGTTAACCGGATCCTGTCCGCCGTCGGTGCGCTGGAACCCAAGGCGGCGCCGGCCCGGAAGGCCAAGGGAGCCGCCAGGAAGAGCGCCAAGCCAGCCGCTAGATTGGCGGCCAAACCAGCCAAAAAGGCCCGTAAGGTCGCCAAAACGGCCTCGAAGGGGGGCAAGAAAGCCGGCCGGAAGGCTGCTGCGGCGGTCAAGGGGCGGGGAGCTGGCAAGGCCAGGAAGGCGGCCAAAAGGGCTGTCCCGAAGGCGGCCAAGAAAGTCACGAAAAAGCGAGCTAAACGCTAG
- the secY gene encoding preprotein translocase subunit SecY: MVSAAEQLAANLNFGALAKADELKKRIWFTLGALLVYRLGTYIPLPGIDPAIWEQVFKSQAGGILGMFNMFAGGGIHRMAIFALNIMPYISASIIIQLLTTVSPQLEALKKEGEAGRKTLNQYTRYLTVILAAFQSYGIAVGLQGAGNVVSDPGIFFLLSTTITLTGGTMFLMWLGEQITSRGIGNGISLIILAGIVAELPSALANMLELGRQGALSTGLILIVIVMAVAVIAFIVFMERAQRRLLIQYPKRQVGNKMFEGQSSHLPLKLNTSGVIPPIFASSLLLLPATVANFNAGKGPEWFQWLNTQLSHGRPLFLFLYLALIVFFAFFYTAIVFNPTETADNLKKHGGFIPGIRPGERTAEYIDYVLSRVTVLGAIYLAIVCLIPEILISYASVPFYFGGTSLLIVVSVTMDTVAQVQGYLLAHQYEGLIRKSKLRGRRR, translated from the coding sequence ATGGTCTCAGCAGCAGAACAACTTGCCGCCAACCTCAATTTCGGCGCTCTGGCGAAGGCCGACGAACTGAAGAAGCGCATCTGGTTTACGCTGGGTGCGCTGCTTGTTTATCGGCTGGGCACCTATATCCCGCTGCCCGGCATCGATCCCGCGATCTGGGAACAGGTGTTCAAGTCGCAGGCCGGCGGTATTCTCGGCATGTTCAACATGTTCGCCGGCGGTGGCATCCACCGCATGGCGATCTTTGCGCTGAACATCATGCCGTACATCTCGGCATCGATCATCATCCAGCTCCTCACCACGGTTTCGCCGCAACTCGAAGCGCTGAAGAAGGAAGGCGAGGCCGGCCGCAAGACGCTGAACCAGTACACGCGCTATTTGACGGTGATCCTCGCCGCGTTTCAGTCCTACGGCATCGCCGTCGGCCTGCAGGGCGCCGGCAACGTGGTCAGCGACCCCGGCATCTTCTTCCTGCTCTCCACCACGATCACGCTGACCGGCGGCACCATGTTCCTGATGTGGCTCGGCGAGCAGATCACCTCGCGCGGCATCGGCAACGGCATCTCGCTGATCATCTTGGCCGGCATCGTGGCCGAATTGCCCTCGGCGCTCGCCAACATGCTGGAACTGGGCCGCCAGGGCGCGCTGTCGACCGGCCTGATCCTGATCGTCATCGTGATGGCGGTCGCCGTGATCGCCTTCATCGTGTTCATGGAGCGCGCGCAGCGCCGGCTCTTGATCCAGTATCCGAAGCGCCAGGTCGGCAACAAGATGTTCGAGGGCCAGTCCTCGCATCTGCCGCTCAAGCTCAACACCTCGGGCGTGATTCCGCCGATCTTCGCCTCGTCGCTGCTGCTGCTGCCGGCGACGGTCGCGAACTTCAACGCCGGCAAGGGACCGGAATGGTTCCAGTGGCTCAACACGCAGCTCAGCCACGGTCGCCCGCTGTTCCTGTTCCTTTATCTGGCGCTGATCGTGTTCTTCGCCTTCTTCTATACGGCGATCGTATTCAACCCGACCGAGACCGCCGACAATCTGAAGAAGCATGGTGGCTTCATTCCCGGCATCCGCCCGGGCGAGCGCACCGCCGAATATATCGACTACGTGCTGTCCCGCGTCACCGTGCTCGGTGCGATCTATCTTGCGATCGTCTGTCTGATTCCCGAGATCCTGATTTCCTATGCGTCGGTGCCGTTCTATTTCGGCGGCACCTCGCTTCTGATCGTCGTCAGCGTGACCATGGATACGGTGGCGCAGGTGCAGGGTTATCTGCTCGCCCATCAGTATGAAGGGCTGATCAGGAAGTCCAAGCTGCGGGGCCGTCGCCGCTGA
- the rplQ gene encoding 50S ribosomal protein L17, whose translation MRHGKVHRKLNRTAEHRRAMFANMCAALIKHEQIVTTLPKAKELRPIVEKLVTLGKKGGLSMRRQAISEMRDKDQVKKLFDTLAPRYKDRQGGYTRIIKAGFRYGDNAPMAVIEFVDRDVDAKGQDSGPVQEKAADEAA comes from the coding sequence ATGCGTCACGGCAAGGTTCACCGCAAGCTCAACCGCACCGCCGAGCATCGCCGCGCGATGTTCGCCAATATGTGCGCCGCGCTGATCAAGCACGAGCAGATCGTCACCACGCTGCCCAAGGCCAAGGAGCTCCGCCCGATCGTGGAGAAGCTCGTCACCCTCGGCAAGAAGGGTGGTCTCTCCATGCGCCGCCAGGCGATCTCCGAGATGCGTGACAAGGACCAGGTCAAGAAGCTGTTCGACACGCTGGCGCCCCGCTACAAGGACCGCCAGGGCGGCTACACCCGCATCATCAAGGCCGGCTTCCGCTACGGCGACAATGCCCCGATGGCTGTGATCGAGTTCGTCGACCGCGACGTCGACGCCAAGGGCCAGGATTCCGGCCCGGTGCAGGAAAAGGCGGCCGACGAAGCGGCGTAA
- the rpsH gene encoding 30S ribosomal protein S8, whose translation MSTHDPISDLITRIRNAQMRSKSKVSSPGSKMRASVLEVLKSEGYIRGYASVEHASGRSELEIELKYFDGEPVIREIERVSKPGRRVYASVKNLPRVNNGLGISVLSTPKGIMADHDARDANVGGEVLFTVF comes from the coding sequence ATGTCAACGCACGATCCAATCTCCGATCTGATCACCCGCATCCGCAACGCGCAGATGCGCTCGAAGTCCAAGGTCTCCAGCCCGGGCTCGAAGATGCGCGCCAGCGTGCTCGAGGTGCTGAAGAGCGAAGGCTATATTCGCGGCTATGCCAGCGTCGAGCACGCTTCGGGCCGCAGCGAGCTCGAGATCGAGCTGAAGTATTTCGACGGCGAGCCGGTCATCCGCGAGATCGAGCGGGTGTCCAAGCCGGGCCGCCGGGTTTACGCCTCGGTGAAGAACCTGCCGCGGGTGAACAACGGTCTCGGCATTTCGGTGTTGTCGACGCCGAAGGGAATCATGGCTGACCACGACGCGCGCGACGCGAATGTGGGCGGCGAAGTTCTCTTCACGGTGTTCTGA
- the rplR gene encoding 50S ribosomal protein L18, protein MSLKVTNARRKQRVRNALRRSANGRPRLSVFRSSKHIYAQVIDDLKGETLASASSLEKTMRESGNTGANIDAAKAVGKLLAERAVKNGVKEVIFDRGQYLYHGRVKALADAARESGLSF, encoded by the coding sequence ATGTCACTGAAGGTCACGAATGCCCGGCGCAAGCAGCGCGTGCGCAACGCGCTGCGCCGGTCCGCCAATGGACGCCCGCGTCTGTCGGTGTTCCGTTCGTCGAAGCACATCTACGCCCAGGTCATCGACGACCTGAAGGGCGAAACGCTGGCTTCCGCCTCGTCGCTGGAAAAGACCATGCGCGAGAGCGGCAACACGGGCGCCAACATCGATGCGGCCAAGGCCGTCGGCAAGCTGCTGGCGGAACGCGCCGTGAAGAACGGCGTCAAGGAAGTGATTTTCGATCGCGGTCAGTATCTCTATCACGGGCGCGTCAAGGCGCTTGCCGATGCGGCCCGCGAGAGCGGATTGAGCTTCTAA
- a CDS encoding DUF1236 domain-containing protein encodes MKKLFILAAAASLVATMANAQTTITTETTTGTAGAAVRIEPEYRTRIKSYVTEHKIRPVETRERIVVGAQVPTDVELAPVPSDWGPSVTKYRYVYSNNRVMLVDPATRTVVHEID; translated from the coding sequence ATGAAGAAGCTGTTCATACTTGCGGCGGCAGCGTCGCTGGTTGCGACGATGGCCAATGCGCAGACGACCATCACCACCGAGACCACGACCGGTACCGCCGGCGCGGCAGTTCGGATCGAGCCGGAATACCGCACGAGGATCAAGAGCTACGTGACGGAGCACAAGATCCGTCCGGTCGAAACGCGCGAGCGGATTGTGGTTGGCGCCCAGGTGCCGACAGATGTCGAGCTAGCGCCGGTGCCTTCGGACTGGGGTCCGTCGGTGACGAAGTATCGCTACGTCTATTCGAACAACCGCGTGATGCTGGTCGATCCGGCCACGCGTACCGTGGTGCATGAGATCGATTGA
- the rplX gene encoding 50S ribosomal protein L24, whose translation MAAKIRKGDKVMVLTGRDKGRTGEVYEVRPADNTALVRGINMVKRHQKQTQNQEGGIISKESPIHLSNIAYVGKDGKPTRVGFKIQADGKKVRIAKSSGAEIDG comes from the coding sequence ATGGCTGCCAAGATCCGCAAGGGTGACAAGGTCATGGTGCTGACCGGCCGCGACAAGGGCCGGACCGGCGAAGTCTATGAGGTCCGCCCCGCCGACAACACGGCGCTGGTGCGTGGCATCAACATGGTGAAGCGTCACCAGAAGCAGACCCAGAACCAGGAAGGCGGCATCATCTCCAAGGAGTCGCCGATCCACCTGTCCAACATCGCCTATGTCGGCAAGGACGGAAAGCCGACCCGCGTGGGCTTCAAGATTCAGGCTGATGGCAAGAAGGTACGCATTGCCAAGAGCTCGGGAGCAGAGATCGATGGCTGA
- the rplF gene encoding 50S ribosomal protein L6 — translation MSRVGKRPVAIPSGVTATVEGQTVKVKGPKGQLQFVVHDDVEVKFESGAVKVAPKFKTNRAQAMYGTARAQVANLVEGVTKGFEKKLEITGVGYRAAMQGKNLQLALGYSHDVVYAIPEGITIAVPKPTEITITGTDSQRVGQVAAEIRAYRPPEPYKGKGVKYANEFIFRKEGKKK, via the coding sequence ATGTCACGTGTTGGCAAGCGGCCTGTGGCGATCCCGTCCGGTGTGACGGCGACCGTCGAAGGGCAGACCGTCAAGGTGAAGGGCCCGAAGGGCCAGCTTCAGTTCGTCGTGCATGACGACGTCGAGGTGAAGTTCGAGAGCGGTGCGGTCAAGGTCGCGCCGAAGTTCAAGACCAACCGCGCCCAGGCCATGTACGGCACCGCGCGCGCCCAGGTCGCGAACCTCGTCGAGGGCGTCACCAAGGGTTTTGAGAAGAAGCTCGAGATCACCGGCGTCGGCTACCGCGCTGCGATGCAGGGCAAGAATCTGCAGCTTGCGCTCGGCTACAGCCACGACGTCGTCTACGCGATCCCGGAAGGCATCACCATCGCGGTGCCGAAGCCGACGGAGATCACGATCACGGGCACCGATTCCCAGCGCGTCGGGCAGGTTGCCGCCGAGATCCGCGCCTACCGTCCGCCGGAGCCCTACAAGGGCAAGGGCGTGAAGTACGCCAACGAATTCATCTTCCGCAAGGAAGGCAAGAAGAAGTAA
- a CDS encoding DUF1330 domain-containing protein → MSAYVISEVGEVRDAAAFEAYRTIAAKAIAAYGGRYLIRGGAANVVEGVPPPKTIIVVEFATMNRLREWYASPEYAEALKLRQDAFDRRLIFVEGLSPA, encoded by the coding sequence ATGTCAGCCTATGTCATTTCTGAAGTCGGCGAGGTGCGCGACGCGGCAGCATTCGAGGCCTATCGAACCATCGCGGCGAAAGCGATCGCGGCCTATGGCGGGCGCTATCTGATCCGTGGCGGCGCGGCAAATGTGGTCGAAGGCGTCCCGCCGCCGAAGACTATTATTGTCGTCGAATTTGCGACGATGAATCGATTGCGCGAATGGTACGCCTCGCCGGAATATGCCGAAGCATTGAAGCTGCGGCAGGATGCGTTCGATCGGCGACTGATCTTTGTCGAGGGCCTGTCGCCGGCGTGA
- the rplN gene encoding 50S ribosomal protein L14, giving the protein MIQMQTNLDVADNSGARRVMCIKVLGGSKRRYATVGDVIVVSIKEAIPRGKVKKGDVMKAVVVRVRKDIRRADGSVIRFDRNAAVLINNQSEPVGTRIFGPVPRELRAKNHMKIISLAPEVL; this is encoded by the coding sequence ATGATTCAGATGCAGACCAACCTCGACGTGGCCGACAATTCAGGCGCACGCCGTGTCATGTGCATCAAGGTGCTGGGGGGCTCCAAGCGCCGCTATGCCACCGTGGGCGACGTTATCGTCGTTTCGATCAAGGAAGCGATCCCGCGCGGTAAGGTGAAGAAGGGCGACGTGATGAAGGCCGTCGTGGTGCGGGTCCGGAAGGACATCCGCCGCGCCGACGGCTCGGTCATCCGCTTCGACCGCAACGCCGCCGTCCTGATCAACAACCAGTCGGAGCCGGTCGGCACCCGCATCTTCGGGCCGGTGCCGCGCGAGCTGCGCGCCAAGAACCACATGAAGATCATCTCGCTTGCGCCGGAGGTGCTGTGA
- the greA gene encoding transcription elongation factor GreA, producing MSRAFVKETADVEDLPDRPISDLPNDVTAEGLDRIEQALAAAEANQAAAQSAGDSAALASARRDLRYWSARRATAKVAPEPADNSVVRLGHTVTIVREDDRRQTFRIVGEDEADPAHGTISHAAPLARALFGKAIGDVVAIAGGEAEILEIR from the coding sequence ATGAGTAGAGCTTTCGTCAAGGAAACTGCGGACGTCGAGGATCTGCCTGACCGGCCGATCTCCGATCTTCCGAATGACGTCACGGCTGAAGGTCTGGACCGGATCGAGCAGGCGTTGGCCGCTGCCGAGGCGAACCAGGCTGCGGCGCAATCCGCCGGTGATAGCGCGGCCTTGGCCAGCGCGCGCCGCGATCTCCGCTACTGGAGTGCGCGCCGCGCCACCGCGAAGGTCGCCCCTGAACCCGCGGACAATTCGGTCGTGCGGCTCGGCCACACCGTCACCATCGTGCGCGAGGATGACCGCCGGCAGACCTTCCGTATTGTCGGGGAAGACGAAGCGGATCCCGCGCACGGCACGATCTCGCACGCCGCGCCGCTGGCGCGCGCGCTGTTCGGCAAGGCGATCGGCGATGTCGTCGCCATCGCCGGAGGCGAGGCGGAGATCCTGGAAATCCGGTGA
- a CDS encoding DNA-directed RNA polymerase subunit alpha, whose product MGDKVTIQKNWQELIRPNKLQVTAGSDASRFATVVAEPLERGFGQTLGNALRRILLSSLQGAAVQSVHIDGVLHEFSSIAGVREDVTDIVLNIKDISIKMQGEGPKRMVVKKSGPGVVTAGDIQTVGDIVVLNPDLQLCTLDEGAEIRMEFTVAAGKGYVAAERNRPEDAPIGLIPVDSLFSPVRKVSYKVENTREGQILDYDKLTMTIETNGAITPEDAVAYAARILQDQLNVFVNFEEPRKEVAQEIIPDLAFNPAFLKKVDELELSVRSANCLKNDNIVYIGDLVQKSEAEMLRTPNFGRKSLNEIKEVLAQMGLHLGMEVPGWPPENIDELAKRFEDHY is encoded by the coding sequence ATGGGTGACAAAGTGACGATCCAGAAAAATTGGCAAGAACTGATTCGACCGAACAAGCTGCAGGTGACGGCGGGCTCCGACGCGAGCCGGTTTGCCACCGTCGTCGCCGAGCCGCTCGAGCGCGGTTTCGGCCAGACGCTCGGTAACGCGCTGCGCCGCATCCTGCTGTCGTCGCTGCAGGGCGCCGCCGTGCAGTCGGTGCACATCGACGGCGTGCTGCACGAGTTCTCCTCGATCGCGGGCGTTCGCGAGGATGTCACCGACATCGTGCTCAATATCAAGGACATCTCGATCAAGATGCAGGGCGAAGGCCCCAAGCGCATGGTCGTGAAGAAGTCGGGCCCGGGTGTCGTCACCGCCGGCGACATCCAGACCGTCGGCGACATCGTCGTGCTCAACCCCGACCTGCAGCTCTGCACGCTGGACGAGGGCGCGGAAATCCGCATGGAGTTCACGGTCGCCGCCGGCAAGGGCTATGTCGCCGCCGAGCGCAACCGTCCCGAGGACGCGCCGATCGGCCTGATCCCGGTCGACAGCCTGTTCTCGCCCGTGCGCAAGGTCTCCTACAAGGTCGAGAACACCCGCGAGGGCCAGATCCTCGACTACGACAAGCTGACCATGACGATCGAGACCAACGGCGCGATCACGCCGGAGGACGCGGTGGCCTATGCCGCTCGCATCCTGCAGGATCAGCTCAACGTGTTCGTGAACTTCGAAGAGCCGCGCAAGGAAGTCGCGCAGGAGATCATCCCGGATCTCGCCTTCAATCCGGCCTTCCTCAAGAAGGTGGACGAGCTCGAGCTGTCGGTGCGTTCGGCCAACTGCCTGAAGAACGACAACATCGTCTATATCGGCGACCTCGTGCAGAAGAGCGAAGCGGAAATGCTCCGCACCCCGAACTTCGGCCGCAAGTCGCTGAACGAGATCAAGGAAGTGCTGGCCCAGATGGGTCTGCATCTTGGCATGGAAGTGCCGGGCTGGCCGCCGGAGAACATCGACGAGCTGGCCAAGCGCTTCGAGGATCACTACTGA
- the rpmD gene encoding 50S ribosomal protein L30 produces MAKAAKTIKVEQTGSAIRRHHSQRSTLIGLKLNKIGRVAELPDTPEVRGMITKVQHLVRVVGEK; encoded by the coding sequence ATGGCCAAGGCCGCAAAGACGATCAAGGTCGAGCAGACCGGCAGCGCGATCCGCCGCCACCACTCGCAGCGTTCCACGCTGATCGGCCTCAAGCTCAACAAGATCGGCCGTGTTGCCGAGCTTCCGGATACGCCGGAAGTTCGCGGCATGATCACCAAGGTCCAGCATCTCGTCCGCGTGGTCGGCGAGAAGTAA
- the rpsE gene encoding 30S ribosomal protein S5 → MAGERERGGRERSRDREERDSEFVDKLVHINRVAKVVKGGKRFGFAALVVIGDQKGRVGFGHGKAREVPEAIRKATESAKRNLTRVALREGRTLHHDIAGRHGAGRVYLRAAPAGTGIIAGGPMRAVFETLGIQDVVAKSIGSSNPYNMVRATFDALKHQDSPRSVAARRNIKVSTLQSRRVGGDAEAVAE, encoded by the coding sequence ATGGCAGGTGAACGCGAACGCGGCGGACGCGAACGGAGCAGGGATCGCGAGGAGCGCGACAGCGAGTTCGTCGACAAGCTCGTCCACATCAATCGCGTGGCGAAGGTCGTCAAGGGCGGCAAGCGCTTCGGCTTTGCGGCGCTGGTCGTGATCGGCGACCAGAAGGGCCGGGTCGGTTTCGGCCACGGCAAGGCGCGCGAAGTGCCCGAGGCGATCCGCAAGGCGACCGAATCGGCGAAGCGCAACCTGACGCGAGTGGCGTTGCGCGAAGGCCGTACGCTGCATCACGACATCGCCGGCCGCCACGGCGCCGGCCGCGTCTATCTGCGCGCCGCTCCGGCCGGTACCGGCATCATCGCTGGCGGCCCGATGCGCGCGGTGTTCGAAACGCTCGGCATCCAGGATGTGGTGGCGAAGTCGATCGGCTCGTCGAATCCCTACAACATGGTTCGCGCGACCTTCGACGCGCTGAAGCATCAGGATTCGCCGCGTTCGGTGGCGGCGCGCCGCAATATCAAGGTGTCCACGCTGCAGTCGCGCCGCGTCGGCGGCGACGCTGAAGCGGTGGCTGAATAA
- the rpsK gene encoding 30S ribosomal protein S11, with product MGKEATRVRRRERKNIASGIAHVNSSFNNTTITITDAQGNTIAWSSAGTMGFKGSRKSTPYAAQVAAEDVSKKAQEHGMRTLEVEVAGPGSGRESALRALQAAGFTVTSIRDVTTIPHNGCRPRKRRRV from the coding sequence ATGGGCAAGGAAGCCACCCGCGTACGCCGCCGCGAACGCAAGAACATCGCCTCCGGCATCGCGCACGTGAATTCGTCGTTCAACAACACGACCATCACCATCACCGACGCGCAGGGCAACACCATCGCCTGGTCGTCGGCCGGCACGATGGGCTTCAAGGGCTCGCGCAAGTCGACCCCCTATGCCGCACAGGTCGCGGCGGAAGACGTTTCCAAGAAGGCGCAGGAACACGGCATGCGCACGCTGGAAGTGGAAGTTGCCGGCCCCGGTTCGGGCCGCGAATCGGCGCTTCGCGCGCTGCAGGCTGCGGGCTTCACCGTGACGTCGATCCGCGACGTCACCACGATCCCGCACAATGGTTGCCGTCCGCGCAAGCGCCGGCGGGTTTGA
- the rplO gene encoding 50S ribosomal protein L15 — translation MKLSDIADNPGSRKKRMRVGRGIGSGKGKQSGRGGKGQTARSGVRIKGFEGGQMPMHRRLPKRGFNNIFRLEFAEINLDRLQDAIDAKLIDTKETVTAESLVKAGVIRRAKDGVRLLGRGELKAKLAIEVYGASKSAVAAVEKAGGTVKILAPAKEEGEAA, via the coding sequence ATGAAGCTCAGCGATATCGCCGACAATCCGGGCTCGCGCAAGAAGCGCATGCGCGTCGGCCGCGGCATCGGTTCCGGCAAGGGCAAGCAGTCCGGCCGCGGCGGCAAGGGCCAGACCGCGCGTTCGGGCGTGCGCATCAAGGGTTTTGAGGGCGGCCAGATGCCGATGCATCGCCGCCTGCCGAAGCGCGGCTTTAACAACATCTTCCGGCTCGAATTCGCCGAGATCAATCTCGATCGCCTGCAGGACGCGATCGACGCCAAGCTGATCGACACCAAGGAAACCGTGACCGCCGAATCGCTGGTCAAGGCCGGCGTGATCCGCCGCGCCAAGGACGGCGTGCGGCTGCTCGGCCGCGGCGAACTCAAGGCCAAGCTCGCGATCGAGGTGTACGGCGCCTCGAAGTCCGCGGTTGCGGCGGTCGAGAAGGCCGGCGGCACGGTGAAGATCCTGGCCCCGGCCAAGGAAGAAGGCGAGGCGGCGTAA
- the rplE gene encoding 50S ribosomal protein L5 — protein MADTAYVPRLRAEYDRTIRGQLTEKFGYANVMQVPRLDKVVLNMGVGDAVNDRKKAEVAAGELSMIAGQKAVVTYSRIAISTFKLRENQPIGCKVTLRKARMYEFIDRLVTVALPRVRDFRGLNPKSFDGRGNYSLGIKEHIIFPEIDFDKVSEARGMDITVCTTAKTDDEARALLTAFNFPFRQ, from the coding sequence ATGGCTGATACCGCTTACGTGCCGCGCCTGCGCGCGGAGTATGACCGGACGATTCGTGGCCAGCTGACTGAGAAGTTCGGCTACGCCAACGTCATGCAGGTGCCGCGGCTGGACAAGGTCGTGCTCAACATGGGCGTCGGCGACGCGGTCAATGACCGCAAGAAGGCCGAGGTCGCCGCCGGCGAGCTGTCGATGATCGCCGGCCAGAAGGCCGTCGTGACTTATTCGCGGATCGCGATCTCGACCTTTAAGCTGCGCGAGAACCAGCCGATCGGCTGCAAGGTCACGCTGCGCAAGGCGCGGATGTACGAGTTCATCGACCGCCTGGTGACGGTGGCGCTGCCGCGCGTGCGGGACTTCCGTGGCCTCAACCCGAAGAGCTTCGACGGCCGCGGCAACTATTCGCTCGGCATCAAGGAGCACATCATTTTCCCCGAAATCGATTTCGACAAGGTTTCGGAAGCCCGCGGCATGGACATCACGGTCTGTACCACGGCCAAGACCGACGACGAGGCGCGCGCCTTGTTGACCGCTTTCAATTTCCCGTTCCGGCAGTGA
- the rpsM gene encoding 30S ribosomal protein S13 has protein sequence MARIAGVNIPTNKRVLIALQYIHGIGQKNAADIMDKVKIPLDRRVSQLSDQEVLQIREVIDRDYLVEGDLRRETGINIKRLMDLGCYRGLRHRRGLPVRGQRTHTNARTRKGPAKAIAGKKK, from the coding sequence GTGGCCCGTATTGCCGGCGTCAATATCCCGACCAACAAGCGCGTCCTGATCGCGCTCCAGTACATCCATGGCATCGGCCAGAAGAACGCCGCCGACATCATGGATAAGGTGAAGATCCCGCTGGATCGTCGTGTCAGCCAGCTGAGCGACCAGGAAGTCCTGCAAATCCGCGAAGTGATCGACCGCGATTATCTCGTCGAAGGCGACCTTCGCCGTGAGACCGGCATCAACATCAAGCGCCTGATGGACCTCGGCTGCTATCGCGGCTTGCGTCATCGCCGCGGCCTGCCGGTGCGCGGCCAGCGCACCCACACCAATGCGCGCACGCGCAAGGGCCCGGCCAAGGCGATCGCCGGCAAGAAGAAGTAA
- the rpsN gene encoding 30S ribosomal protein S14: protein MAKKSSIEKNNRRKRMAKNAAPARAKLKAIIADKTKPMEERFAATLKLAQLPRNSSTTRIRNRCELTGRPRSNYRKNKLSRIALRELGSKGLVPGLVKSSW from the coding sequence ATGGCAAAGAAGAGTTCGATCGAGAAGAACAACCGGCGCAAGCGGATGGCCAAGAACGCCGCGCCTGCGCGCGCGAAGCTGAAGGCGATCATCGCCGACAAGACCAAGCCGATGGAAGAGCGGTTCGCGGCGACGCTGAAGCTCGCCCAGCTGCCGCGCAACTCGTCGACGACCCGGATCCGCAACCGCTGCGAGCTGACCGGCCGTCCGCGCTCGAACTACCGCAAGAACAAGCTCTCGCGCATCGCGCTGCGTGAACTCGGCTCCAAGGGCCTGGTTCCCGGGCTCGTGAAGTCGAGCTGGTAA